A genomic segment from Streptomyces sp. NBC_00237 encodes:
- the sbnA gene encoding 2,3-diaminopropionate biosynthesis protein SbnA yields MPRTGIISAIGSTPMIELTRLLGDDRITVYAKLEGFNPAGSIKDRPAVAMLSDMISRGEVIPGESTVVESSSGNLGIGLAQVCRYFGLRFICVVDPRANRQNIGIMRALGAEVEMVTEPDAATGDYLPARVRRVRELIARIPGARWTNQYGNEVNALAHRTTMREIVEAVPGGPDYLICSASSCGTLRGCAEYVQEHGLPVEIVAVDALGSAIFTPDPPAVPRLLPGHGAAVRPALHLPGLAETVVHVSDLACVVGCRRLAATEAILAGGSSGGVVSALAAVRDTLPDGATCVLILPDRGERYLETVYDDSWVGSRFGSLPHLFDLPRSDVRVSALRTPGHHTPVHATEPVSC; encoded by the coding sequence GTGCCCCGGACAGGCATCATCTCGGCCATCGGATCGACACCCATGATCGAACTCACCCGGCTCCTCGGCGACGACCGGATCACGGTGTACGCCAAACTGGAGGGCTTCAACCCGGCGGGCAGCATCAAGGACCGCCCGGCGGTGGCGATGCTGAGCGACATGATCAGCCGGGGTGAGGTCATACCGGGCGAATCAACCGTCGTCGAATCCAGCTCGGGCAACCTCGGCATCGGACTGGCCCAGGTCTGCCGCTACTTCGGCCTCCGCTTCATCTGCGTGGTCGACCCCCGGGCGAACAGGCAGAACATCGGCATCATGCGCGCCCTGGGCGCCGAGGTGGAGATGGTCACCGAGCCCGACGCGGCGACCGGCGACTACCTGCCCGCCCGGGTGCGCAGGGTCCGCGAACTGATCGCGCGGATCCCGGGCGCCCGCTGGACCAACCAGTACGGCAACGAAGTCAACGCGCTCGCGCACCGGACCACGATGCGCGAGATCGTCGAGGCGGTGCCGGGCGGCCCCGACTACCTGATCTGCTCGGCGAGTTCCTGCGGCACGCTGCGCGGCTGCGCCGAGTACGTACAAGAGCACGGCCTGCCGGTGGAGATCGTGGCCGTGGACGCGCTCGGCAGCGCCATCTTCACCCCGGACCCGCCCGCGGTGCCGAGGCTGCTTCCCGGCCACGGCGCCGCCGTCCGCCCGGCCCTGCACCTGCCGGGCCTGGCGGAAACGGTGGTGCACGTGAGCGACCTGGCCTGCGTCGTCGGCTGCCGCAGGCTCGCGGCCACCGAGGCGATCCTGGCCGGCGGCTCCTCCGGCGGGGTGGTCAGCGCGCTGGCCGCGGTGCGCGACACCCTGCCGGACGGCGCCACCTGCGTACTGATCCTCCCCGACCGGGGCGAGCGGTACCTGGAGACGGTCTACGACGACTCCTGGGTCGGCTCCCGGTTCGGCTCCCTCCCGCACCTCTTCGACCTTCCGCGCTCGGACGTCCGGGTCTCGGCCCTGCGGACGCCCGGCCACCACACCCCCGTTCACGCTACGGAGCCCGTCTCGTGCTAG
- a CDS encoding MbtH family protein, protein MTNPFDDNDARFLVLVNDEGQHSLWPAVIDRPAGWTEVFGEDGREVCLDYVERNWTDMRPKSLVAATDAR, encoded by the coding sequence ATGACGAACCCCTTCGACGACAACGACGCCCGCTTCCTCGTCCTCGTCAACGACGAAGGCCAGCACTCGCTGTGGCCGGCCGTCATCGACCGCCCGGCGGGCTGGACCGAGGTCTTCGGCGAGGACGGCCGGGAGGTGTGCCTGGACTACGTCGAGCGCAACTGGACGGACATGCGCCCCAAGAGCCTCGTCGCCGCGACGGACGCGCGGTAG
- a CDS encoding non-ribosomal peptide synthetase produces MIPLSFAQRGLWFLHRLEGPSATYNMPLVLRLSGELDREALESALRDVLDRHEALRTVFPEEGGEARQLVLDPNEAWTGLRIVRTERDDVSSAVATAARYPFDLSREAPLRATLIEAGEREWVLVVVVHHIASDGWSMGPFARDLSDAYTARLAGRAPRWEPLPVQYGDYTLWQRELLGDPDDPQSLAAQQVAYWTRALEGAPEELALPCDRPRPAVASHRGGYVPFEVSAAVHEGLRRVARGNEASLFMVLQAALAALLSRLGAGDDVPIGFDVAGRSDEELDGLVGFFVNTLVLRADVSGDPSFAGLLARVRDTALAAYAHQDVPFEYLVGALAPARSAARHPLFQVQLVLEDGGPAPFDLPGLHARVEMEGTGTSRFDLMFSVREWTGSDGEPGGLTGVLEYALDLFDHGTVQRLVDALTRILGQAAADPGLRVGQLAVLSEKERHQVLTGWNDTASPAVADDLVECVRRAAEAAPERPAVTDGAGSVNYGELVALAGSLSARLRALPGWAPGRVVGVLAEPGTGFVSAVLGVLGATGAFVPLDPAAPRARSAAMLADGGVGALLAGPGLESVATELAAASGTDVTVLPLHAPATVEHELTTGEHGPATGDHGPWPALAADPLDLAYVIFTSGSTGRPKGAMVHRGGMANHLAAKIADLGLTADDLVVQNAPLTFDVAIWQMLAALAVGGRVRVVDHDTAADPQALFAVVEAEDVTVLEVVPSLLRAALDAWDEGLAAPEPAALRWLMVTGEELPPGLCERWFARYPAIPMINAYGPAECSDDVAHAVLTGPVAEARVPIGDPVRDTRLFVLDDALNPVPIGVPGELYVAGAGVGRGYAGDPARTAGVFVADPHSPGTGGRMYRTGDQVRRRADGQLEFLGRRDFQVKVRGHRIELGEVEAALCAAPGVTAAVAAVVRDRSGRPLLCGYVEGEAQPPAVRSHAASLLPGYMVPAAVLVLPALPLTPHGKVDRSALPVPELGAATASRRPRTPTEEVLCGLYAEILRVDSVGAEDGFFELGGHSLLATRLASRVRGVFGVELPLREVFEAPTPAALAARVDASATARAPLARRRRPERVPLSFAQQRLWFLHRLEGPSATYNMPVVMRLTGELDTAALEAALRDLIGRHESLRTVFPEEGGVPRQSVLDADRAWRGLTAVPVTAEGLARAVDDAARHGFDLSSEAPLRATLLEVSPHERTLVLVLHHIACDGWSFGPLARDLARAYRARSQSHAPDWAELPVQYADYALWQRELLGDPDDPQSLAAQQVAYWREALAGAPEELALPRDRPRPAVASHRGAFETFTFGPELHVGLQRIAREHDVTLFMVLQAGLAALLSRLGAGRDIPIGFGVAGRLDEALDSVIGFFVNSLVLRADLSGDPSFAELLGRVRGTALAAYAHQDVPFEYLVGALAPARSAARHPLFQVALVLQNTRRAAFELPGLQADLEWANTGTSRIDLFFSLSEREGADGSPGGLDGTLEYDTDLFDRATAEQLIGRLRMVLEQVVAEPGLGVDRLEVVTEAEREELLTGDGAPATPAPNGPTFPDLFEAQVARHPGAPALVRGGECVSYAELDARANRVARHLAGLGAGPEDVVAVALPRSVDLVVAALGALKAGAAYLPLDSGYPAERLAFMLADTAPKVLVTDARTTAALPPWTGVRVTLDDPGTAHRLAELSGAPLADTERFAAPRPANPAYVIYTSGSTGRPKGVVVPHTGLPALAEAHRERLGVDASSRVLQLASPSFDASVWELLMALASGAALVLPEEEGPLAGQELAAVLAKDEITHLTVTPSALETVPAHAAGELTGLRTVVVAGEACPAPLAARWAAGRLLVNAYGPSETTVCATMSEALSPQPPHGAPVPIGRPVAGARVHVLDARLRPVPPGVTGELYVAGAGLARGYLGRAALTSARFVACPFGEPGERMYRTGDLAARTREGLLVFRGRVDDQVKVRGHRVELGEVQARLAEHPWVGQGVVLAREDVPGDTRLVAYVVPDPDADPEAAGSGGELVREWEEIYEQVYTTTDEAPWGEDFRGWDSSYDTRPIPVEQMRQWRDAAVERIRELPAGRVLEIGAGSGLLLSRLAAGCETYWGTDISQAAVDRLARHVAQDPALAGKVELRCLAADRLEELPTGYFDTIVLNSVAQYFPDADYLTRVVDACLSLLAPGGSLFLGDLRNLHTLPALRTGVASHGLPRDTAADRLRAEVDRTVAAEEELVVAPEFFTALAGTDERVAGVDVRLKRGSFHNELTRHRYEVVLHKSSAVPPRALDGVPHQSWEALADAAGATADDPAPATAALAALLADGADGLRVTSVPNARLLGEFAALKRLRAGEAPHEALEHHQGLGVDPEALCRLGEALGLRAVPTWSARTDHFDVTFLPAGVRGPLTGPYPAGAGGGARTNDPVAARRRRRLTARTPAVVRAHLREILPGFMVPGAVVALTELPVTASGKLDRRALPAPDFGEAAAEASRAPANAREETLCRLFAELLGLERVGADGDFFRLGGHSLLATRLASRVRGALGVELPVRWVFEAPTPAELAARLERSAAPARPKLRPMRRTP; encoded by the coding sequence ATGATTCCGTTGTCGTTCGCACAGCGGGGGCTGTGGTTCCTGCACCGGCTTGAAGGACCCAGTGCGACCTACAACATGCCCCTGGTCCTGCGGCTGTCCGGTGAACTCGACCGCGAAGCGCTGGAGTCGGCGCTCCGCGACGTCCTGGACCGGCACGAGGCGCTGCGCACGGTCTTCCCCGAAGAGGGCGGCGAGGCACGCCAGTTGGTCCTCGACCCGAACGAGGCATGGACCGGTCTGCGGATCGTGCGGACCGAGAGGGACGACGTCTCCTCGGCAGTCGCGACGGCGGCACGGTACCCGTTCGACCTCTCCCGGGAGGCGCCGCTGCGCGCGACCCTGATCGAGGCCGGGGAGCGCGAATGGGTGCTGGTGGTCGTGGTGCACCACATCGCCAGTGACGGCTGGTCGATGGGCCCCTTCGCCCGCGACCTGTCGGACGCGTACACGGCGCGTCTGGCGGGCCGCGCGCCGCGGTGGGAACCGCTGCCGGTGCAGTACGGCGACTACACCCTGTGGCAGCGCGAGCTGCTCGGTGATCCGGACGACCCGCAGAGCCTCGCCGCCCAGCAAGTGGCGTACTGGACAAGGGCGTTGGAGGGTGCGCCGGAGGAGCTGGCGCTGCCCTGCGACCGGCCGCGCCCCGCGGTGGCCTCCCATCGCGGAGGGTATGTGCCGTTCGAGGTCTCCGCCGCCGTGCACGAGGGCCTGCGCCGGGTGGCGCGGGGCAACGAGGCGTCGCTCTTCATGGTGCTGCAGGCCGCGCTGGCCGCCCTGCTGTCGCGGCTGGGCGCGGGCGACGACGTGCCGATCGGCTTCGACGTGGCGGGCCGGTCGGACGAGGAACTGGACGGGCTCGTCGGCTTCTTCGTCAACACCCTGGTGCTGCGGGCCGACGTGTCGGGGGACCCCTCCTTCGCCGGGCTGCTGGCCAGGGTCCGCGACACGGCCCTGGCGGCCTACGCCCACCAGGACGTGCCGTTCGAGTACCTGGTCGGCGCGCTGGCCCCGGCCAGGTCGGCCGCCCGCCACCCGCTGTTCCAGGTGCAGCTGGTCCTGGAGGACGGCGGGCCGGCGCCGTTCGACCTGCCCGGTCTGCACGCCCGGGTCGAGATGGAGGGCACCGGCACGTCCCGCTTCGACCTCATGTTCTCGGTGCGCGAGTGGACGGGGTCCGACGGGGAGCCGGGCGGGCTCACGGGCGTACTGGAGTACGCGCTCGACCTGTTCGACCACGGGACGGTCCAGCGGCTGGTGGACGCCCTGACGCGGATCCTCGGGCAGGCCGCGGCCGACCCCGGGCTGCGGGTGGGACAGCTGGCGGTGCTCTCCGAGAAGGAGCGGCACCAGGTGCTGACGGGCTGGAACGACACCGCGTCGCCCGCCGTGGCGGACGACCTGGTGGAGTGCGTCCGCAGGGCCGCGGAGGCGGCCCCGGAGCGGCCCGCGGTGACCGACGGCGCGGGTTCGGTGAACTACGGGGAGCTCGTGGCGCTCGCGGGCTCGCTCTCGGCCCGCCTGCGCGCGCTGCCCGGCTGGGCACCGGGCCGGGTGGTCGGGGTGCTCGCGGAGCCCGGCACCGGCTTCGTGTCGGCGGTGCTCGGCGTGCTGGGCGCCACGGGCGCGTTCGTACCGCTGGATCCCGCGGCCCCCCGCGCCCGGTCGGCGGCCATGCTGGCCGACGGCGGCGTCGGGGCGCTGCTGGCGGGACCGGGCCTGGAGTCCGTCGCCACGGAACTGGCGGCCGCGTCCGGCACGGACGTGACCGTCCTGCCGCTGCACGCCCCGGCCACCGTCGAGCATGAGCTGACCACCGGCGAGCACGGACCGGCCACCGGCGACCACGGCCCGTGGCCCGCGCTCGCGGCCGACCCGCTCGACCTCGCATACGTGATCTTCACCTCCGGCTCGACCGGACGGCCCAAGGGCGCCATGGTGCACCGAGGCGGCATGGCCAACCACCTCGCCGCCAAGATCGCCGACCTCGGGCTGACCGCCGACGACCTGGTGGTCCAGAACGCCCCGCTCACCTTCGACGTGGCCATCTGGCAGATGCTGGCCGCCCTCGCCGTCGGCGGCCGGGTCCGGGTCGTCGACCACGACACCGCCGCCGACCCGCAGGCGCTGTTCGCCGTGGTGGAGGCGGAGGACGTCACCGTCCTGGAAGTGGTCCCCTCGCTGCTGCGCGCCGCACTCGACGCCTGGGACGAGGGACTCGCCGCCCCCGAACCGGCCGCGCTGCGCTGGCTGATGGTGACGGGCGAGGAGCTGCCGCCCGGCCTGTGCGAACGCTGGTTCGCCCGCTACCCGGCGATCCCGATGATCAACGCCTACGGGCCCGCGGAGTGTTCGGACGACGTGGCGCACGCGGTGCTGACCGGCCCCGTCGCCGAGGCGCGGGTCCCCATCGGGGACCCGGTGCGCGACACCCGGCTCTTCGTCCTGGACGACGCCCTCAACCCGGTGCCGATCGGCGTCCCCGGCGAGCTGTACGTGGCGGGCGCGGGCGTCGGCCGGGGCTACGCGGGCGACCCGGCCCGCACCGCCGGCGTCTTCGTCGCCGACCCGCACTCACCGGGCACGGGCGGGCGGATGTACCGCACCGGCGACCAGGTGCGCCGACGCGCCGACGGACAACTGGAGTTCCTGGGACGGCGCGACTTCCAGGTCAAGGTACGGGGTCACCGGATCGAGCTCGGCGAGGTCGAGGCGGCCCTGTGCGCGGCACCCGGCGTCACCGCGGCCGTCGCCGCGGTGGTGCGTGACCGGTCGGGACGCCCCCTGCTGTGCGGTTATGTCGAGGGCGAGGCCCAGCCGCCCGCCGTCCGGTCCCACGCGGCCTCGCTGCTGCCGGGCTACATGGTCCCGGCCGCTGTGCTGGTCCTGCCCGCGCTGCCGCTCACCCCGCACGGCAAGGTCGACCGGAGCGCGCTGCCCGTGCCCGAGCTGGGCGCGGCCACCGCGTCACGGCGGCCCCGCACCCCCACCGAAGAGGTGCTCTGCGGTCTGTACGCCGAGATCCTGCGGGTGGACTCGGTCGGCGCCGAGGACGGCTTCTTCGAGCTCGGCGGGCACTCGCTGCTGGCCACCAGGCTGGCCTCCCGGGTGCGCGGCGTCTTCGGAGTCGAACTGCCGCTCCGCGAGGTCTTCGAGGCCCCGACGCCCGCCGCCCTGGCAGCGCGCGTCGACGCGTCGGCCACCGCGCGTGCCCCGCTGGCCCGCAGGCGCAGGCCGGAACGCGTACCGCTCTCCTTCGCCCAGCAGCGGCTGTGGTTCCTGCACCGGCTGGAGGGCCCCAGCGCGACGTACAACATGCCCGTGGTGATGCGGCTGACCGGCGAACTGGACACGGCGGCCCTGGAGGCGGCGCTGCGCGACCTGATCGGCAGGCACGAGAGCCTGCGCACCGTCTTCCCCGAAGAGGGCGGTGTGCCCCGGCAGTCGGTGCTCGATGCGGACCGCGCCTGGCGCGGCCTGACGGCCGTCCCGGTCACCGCCGAGGGCCTGGCCCGGGCGGTGGACGACGCCGCCCGGCACGGCTTCGACCTGAGCAGCGAGGCGCCGCTGCGCGCCACGCTCCTGGAGGTCTCGCCGCACGAGCGGACACTGGTCCTGGTCCTGCACCACATCGCGTGCGACGGCTGGTCCTTCGGACCGCTGGCGCGGGACCTGGCCCGGGCCTACCGGGCCCGCAGCCAGTCGCACGCCCCCGACTGGGCCGAACTGCCGGTGCAGTACGCCGACTACGCGCTGTGGCAGCGCGAGCTGCTCGGTGATCCGGACGACCCGCAGAGCCTCGCGGCCCAGCAAGTGGCGTACTGGAGAGAGGCGTTGGCGGGTGCGCCGGAGGAGCTGGCGCTGCCCCGCGACCGGCCGCGACCGGCCGTCGCCTCTCACCGGGGTGCCTTCGAGACCTTCACCTTCGGGCCCGAGCTGCACGTGGGGCTGCAGCGGATCGCCCGCGAGCACGACGTGACGCTCTTCATGGTGCTGCAAGCGGGTCTCGCGGCGCTGCTGTCGCGCCTCGGAGCGGGCCGTGACATCCCGATCGGCTTCGGCGTGGCCGGACGCCTCGACGAAGCGCTCGACAGTGTCATCGGCTTCTTCGTCAACTCCCTCGTGCTGCGCGCCGATCTGAGCGGCGACCCGTCCTTCGCCGAGCTCCTCGGCCGGGTGCGCGGTACGGCGCTGGCGGCCTACGCCCACCAGGACGTGCCGTTCGAGTACCTGGTCGGCGCGCTGGCCCCGGCCAGGTCGGCGGCCCGCCACCCGCTGTTCCAGGTGGCCCTCGTGCTCCAGAACACCCGGCGCGCCGCCTTCGAACTCCCCGGCCTCCAGGCCGACTTGGAGTGGGCGAACACCGGCACCTCCCGGATCGACCTCTTCTTCTCGCTCAGCGAGCGGGAAGGTGCGGACGGCAGCCCCGGCGGCCTGGACGGGACGCTGGAGTACGACACCGACCTCTTCGACCGCGCGACGGCCGAGCAGCTCATCGGCCGTCTGCGGATGGTCCTCGAACAGGTGGTGGCCGAACCGGGCCTGGGCGTCGACCGGCTGGAAGTGGTCACCGAGGCCGAGCGCGAGGAGCTGCTGACCGGCGACGGCGCCCCGGCGACGCCCGCACCGAACGGCCCCACGTTCCCCGACCTGTTCGAGGCCCAGGTGGCCCGCCACCCCGGGGCACCGGCCCTGGTACGGGGCGGTGAGTGCGTCTCGTACGCCGAACTGGACGCCCGGGCCAACCGCGTCGCGCGCCACCTCGCCGGGCTCGGAGCGGGCCCCGAGGACGTGGTGGCGGTGGCGCTGCCACGCTCGGTGGACCTGGTCGTGGCGGCGCTCGGCGCGCTGAAGGCGGGCGCCGCGTACCTGCCGCTGGACTCCGGGTACCCGGCGGAGCGGCTGGCGTTCATGCTGGCCGACACCGCACCGAAGGTGCTGGTGACCGACGCCAGGACGACGGCCGCCCTGCCGCCCTGGACCGGGGTACGGGTGACGCTGGACGACCCGGGGACCGCGCACCGGCTCGCGGAGCTGTCCGGCGCGCCCCTGGCGGACACCGAGCGGTTCGCGGCACCCCGGCCCGCGAACCCGGCGTACGTGATCTACACGTCCGGCTCCACCGGCCGCCCCAAGGGAGTGGTCGTCCCGCACACGGGCCTGCCCGCCCTGGCCGAGGCGCACCGCGAACGGCTCGGCGTGGACGCCTCCAGCCGGGTCCTGCAACTGGCGTCCCCCAGCTTCGACGCCTCGGTCTGGGAGCTGCTGATGGCCCTGGCCTCCGGCGCGGCCCTGGTGCTGCCCGAGGAGGAAGGGCCCCTGGCGGGCCAGGAGCTGGCGGCGGTGCTGGCCAAGGACGAGATCACCCATCTGACGGTCACCCCGTCCGCCCTGGAGACGGTGCCCGCGCACGCGGCGGGCGAGCTCACAGGACTGCGGACCGTCGTGGTGGCGGGCGAGGCGTGCCCGGCACCGCTCGCCGCGCGCTGGGCGGCGGGACGGCTCCTGGTCAACGCCTACGGCCCGTCCGAGACGACCGTCTGCGCCACCATGAGCGAGGCGCTGTCCCCCCAGCCTCCCCACGGCGCCCCGGTGCCGATCGGCCGGCCCGTCGCCGGTGCCCGCGTCCACGTGCTGGACGCGCGGCTGCGACCGGTGCCCCCGGGCGTGACCGGTGAACTGTACGTGGCCGGTGCCGGGCTGGCGCGCGGCTATCTGGGCAGGGCCGCGCTGACCTCGGCCCGCTTCGTGGCCTGCCCGTTCGGGGAGCCGGGGGAGCGGATGTACCGGACGGGCGACCTGGCGGCGCGGACCCGCGAGGGCCTGCTGGTCTTCCGGGGCCGGGTGGACGACCAGGTGAAGGTGCGCGGCCACCGGGTGGAGCTCGGCGAGGTCCAGGCACGCCTGGCGGAGCACCCCTGGGTGGGCCAGGGGGTCGTGCTGGCCCGCGAGGACGTACCGGGCGACACGCGTCTGGTGGCCTACGTCGTCCCCGACCCGGACGCCGACCCCGAGGCCGCAGGCAGCGGCGGCGAACTGGTGCGGGAGTGGGAGGAGATCTACGAGCAGGTGTACACCACCACGGACGAGGCGCCGTGGGGCGAGGACTTCCGGGGCTGGGACAGCAGTTACGACACCCGGCCGATCCCCGTCGAGCAGATGCGGCAGTGGCGGGACGCGGCGGTCGAGCGGATCCGCGAGCTCCCTGCGGGCCGCGTGCTGGAGATCGGCGCGGGCTCCGGGCTGCTGCTGTCCCGGCTGGCCGCCGGATGCGAAACCTACTGGGGCACCGACATCTCGCAGGCCGCCGTGGACCGGCTGGCCCGGCACGTGGCACAGGACCCCGCGCTGGCCGGAAAGGTCGAGCTGCGCTGCCTGGCCGCCGACCGGCTGGAGGAGCTGCCGACCGGGTACTTCGACACGATCGTGCTCAACTCGGTCGCCCAGTACTTCCCCGACGCCGACTACCTCACCCGGGTCGTCGACGCCTGCCTGTCGCTCCTGGCTCCCGGCGGGTCGCTCTTCCTCGGCGACCTGCGCAACCTCCACACGCTGCCCGCCCTGCGCACGGGCGTCGCGAGCCACGGCCTGCCCCGCGACACGGCCGCCGACCGGCTGCGCGCCGAGGTGGACCGGACGGTCGCGGCGGAGGAGGAACTCGTGGTCGCACCGGAGTTCTTCACCGCGCTGGCCGGCACGGACGAGCGCGTGGCCGGGGTCGACGTCCGCCTCAAGCGGGGCTCGTTCCACAACGAACTGACCCGGCACCGCTACGAGGTGGTGCTGCACAAGTCGTCGGCCGTGCCGCCCCGCGCCCTGGACGGAGTCCCGCACCAGTCGTGGGAGGCGCTCGCCGACGCGGCCGGGGCGACGGCCGACGACCCGGCCCCCGCCACCGCCGCACTCGCCGCGCTGCTCGCCGACGGCGCGGACGGGCTGCGGGTCACCTCGGTGCCCAACGCCCGGCTGCTGGGCGAGTTCGCCGCGCTGAAGCGACTGCGGGCCGGTGAGGCACCGCACGAGGCGCTGGAGCACCACCAGGGCCTGGGCGTCGATCCGGAGGCCCTGTGCCGACTGGGCGAGGCGCTGGGCCTGCGGGCCGTGCCCACCTGGTCGGCCAGGACCGACCACTTCGACGTGACGTTCCTGCCCGCCGGAGTCCGGGGCCCGCTGACCGGGCCGTACCCGGCCGGTGCGGGCGGCGGCGCACGGACCAACGACCCGGTCGCCGCCCGCAGGCGGCGGCGCCTGACCGCCCGTACCCCCGCGGTCGTCCGCGCCCACCTGCGGGAGATCCTGCCCGGGTTCATGGTGCCGGGCGCGGTCGTGGCGCTGACCGAGCTGCCGGTCACGGCGAGCGGGAAGCTCGACCGGCGGGCGCTCCCCGCGCCCGACTTCGGCGAAGCGGCGGCCGAGGCGTCGCGCGCACCCGCCAACGCGCGCGAGGAGACCCTGTGCCGGCTGTTCGCCGAACTCCTCGGCCTCGAACGGGTCGGCGCCGACGGCGACTTCTTCCGGCTGGGCGGGCACTCCCTGCTGGCCACGCGGCTCGCCTCACGGGTACGAGGAGCGCTCGGAGTGGAGCTTCCCGTGCGCTGGGTGTTCGAGGCGCCGACCCCCGCCGAACTGGCGGCACGTCTGGAGCGGTCGGCGGCACCGGCCCGCCCGAAGCTCCGCCCGATGCGCCGGACGCCCTGA